The following coding sequences lie in one Streptococcus suis genomic window:
- a CDS encoding IS630 family transposase (programmed frameshift) translates to MKLTIEQTKELKTYLKDKTYSPFHRRLQVILFRAEGLSYKEITNLIGYSKYTIWSLQRKYELEGISALVRETRGGRNRQYLTLQEEEAFLKEQLTASLNGEFVTINSLYEAYQKRVGHPTTKEGFYAILKRHGWRKVTPRPEHPKKADAETILASKNKIFIHENRKKRFKNSRRYHKVRLMYQDEAGFGRISKIGKAWAPKGVRPHVHSHYIREYRYCYGAVDAHTGESFFIIAGGCNTDWMNVFLKQLSEAYPDDYILLVMDNAVWHKSSTLEKPHNIGFEFIPPYTPEMNPIEQVWAEIRKRGFKNKAFKTLDDVINKLQEVIRELDWSILKPIVSRQWFKNT, encoded by the exons ATGAAACTTACTATCGAACAAACGAAAGAATTAAAAACTTATTTGAAAGATAAAACCTATTCTCCATTTCATAGACGACTTCAAGTTATCTTGTTCAGAGCAGAAGGTCTTAGCTATAAGGAAATCACTAACCTCATCGGCTATTCAAAGTATACAATCTGGTCCTTACAGCGCAAGTACGAACTTGAGGGGATTTCAGCTCTAGTAAGAGAAACGCGAGGTGGACGGAACCGTCAATATTTAACCCTTCAAGAAGAGGAAGCGTTTCTAAAAGAACAGTTAACAGCCTCACTAAATGGCGAATTTGTGACGATAAACTCTCTCTATGAAGCTTATCAGAAACGGGTTGGACACCCTACGACCAAGGAAGGATTCTATGCCATTCTTAAACGCCATGGTTGGCGCAAAGTGACGCCAAGACCAGAACACCCTAAAAAAGCAGACGCCGAAACGATTCTAGCGTCTAAAAATAAAATCTTCATTCACGAAAACAGGAA AAAGCGCTTCAAGAATAGTCGTCGCTATCATAAAGTCAGGCTAATGTATCAAGATGAGGCGGGTTTCGGTCGGATCAGTAAAATTGGGAAGGCCTGGGCACCAAAAGGGGTGAGACCGCATGTACATAGTCACTATATTCGTGAGTATCGCTATTGCTATGGTGCTGTTGATGCCCATACAGGAGAGTCCTTCTTCATTATCGCTGGGGGCTGTAATACAGATTGGATGAATGTTTTTCTCAAACAACTATCTGAAGCTTATCCTGACGATTATATTTTATTAGTGATGGACAATGCCGTTTGGCATAAATCAAGTACCTTAGAGAAACCACATAATATTGGTTTTGAGTTTATTCCTCCCTATACTCCTGAAATGAATCCAATTGAACAAGTTTGGGCTGAGATTCGAAAGAGAGGGTTTAAGAATAAAGCTTTTAAAACACTAGACGATGTGATAAACAAGCTTCAAGAAGTAATACGAGAGTTAGATTGGTCTATTTTAAAACCAATTGTTAGTAGACAATGGTTTAAAAACACTTGA